In Oncorhynchus masou masou isolate Uvic2021 chromosome 10, UVic_Omas_1.1, whole genome shotgun sequence, a single genomic region encodes these proteins:
- the zgc:172182 gene encoding coiled-coil domain-containing protein 89 — translation MASPHRSPKDLRKMIRETKQDMDDVHKSLEKLRGLSLEERTESGMLRSRIDEQSSLICILKQRADDMLLRCQALERINSELEDLRADVQTELDKEKKRSMQLEQRFMDLAANHQELIHFKDEYKRQNAKLKQENERLQEENEKLFSKDLQDKEAVVLKLTQELRDLAEQHRSLDNEYQGKTTGFKTKLKGLMDLHHTKEVSLQGELHDAQRQLSNAVEMCTELDQQLKKARESDSLKGTEMQKKMEDLAKEKDKFLDLSMQRGKLIQDKQVEIQQLETKRQEVEKNRAAAEERFEREAAVVNTNLKVKELQHALDQSVNTCNKLKKDFEAYKNHSTDLLEKEKELNAKLRHMIG, via the exons ATGGCATCACCCCACAGAAGTCCAAAAGACTTAAGGAAGATGATAAGAGAGACCAAACAG GACATGGACGATGTCCACAAGTCTTTGGAGAAACTGCGTGGCCTTTCCCTGGAAGAGAGGACGGAGTCAGGGATGCTGCGGTCAAGGATAGACGAGCAATCGAGTTTGATTTGCATTTTGAAACAAAGAGCAGACGACATGCTTCTTCGTTGTCAGGCTCTGGAGAGGATCAACTCTGAGTTAGAAGACCTGAGAGCAGACGTACAGACCGAACTTGACAAGGAAAAGAAGAGATCCATGCAGTTAGAGCAAAGGTTTATGGATCTGGCAGCCAACCATCAGGAACTGATACATTTCAAGGACGAGTACAAAAGACAGAATGCCAAACTAAAACAGGAGAACGAACGACTTCAGGAAGAGAACGAGAAACTTTTCTCTAAAGACTTACAAGACAAAGAAGCAGTTGTTTTGAAACTAACACAAGAACTGAGAGACCTTGCTGAGCAACATAGAAGTCTTGATAATGAATATCA GGGAAAAACAACTGGGTTCAAGACCAAACTTAAAGGGCTCATGGATCTCCATCATACTAAGGAGGTGTCCTTACAAGGTGAATTGCATGATGCTCAAAGACAGCTGAGCAATGCAGTGGAGATGTGCACAG AACTTGATCAACAGCTTAAAAAAGCAAGAGAAAGTGATTCATTGAAAGGGACAGAGATGCAGAAAAAAATGGAGGACTTGGCCAAGGAAAAAGACAAATTCTTGGATCTCTCGATGCAAAGGGGGAAACTAATACAG GATAAACAGGTGGAAATCCAGCAGTTGGAGACAAAAAGGCAAGAGGTGGAAAAAAACAGGGCTGCTGCAGAAGAAAG GTTTGAAAGAGAGGCAGCTGTGGTGAACACTAATTTGAAAGTCAAAGAACTCCAGCATGCTCTTGATCAGTCTGTGAACACTTGCAACAAGCTGAAGAAG GATTTTGAAGCCTATAAAAACCACAGCACCGACCTACTTGAAAAGGAAAAGGAGTTAAATGCCAAGCTGCGCCATATGATTGGCTAA